In one Calditrichota bacterium genomic region, the following are encoded:
- a CDS encoding NusG domain II-containing protein has protein sequence MARAKAGDTLGRLFTPADRLLIVLLLALSAGSFAAVQRLRPLGETVVVEADNREVYRGSLREARHLEVRGPVGTTVVEIQGGAAWVSSSDCHLHICVHTGKISQAGSVIACVPNRVVVRIEGRRHNQFDAIIG, from the coding sequence GTGGCACGTGCTAAAGCTGGCGACACCCTGGGGCGGCTGTTCACGCCTGCCGACCGCCTGCTCATCGTCCTTCTGCTGGCCCTGAGTGCGGGGAGCTTTGCGGCGGTGCAAAGGCTGCGCCCCCTGGGCGAAACGGTGGTGGTGGAGGCGGACAACCGCGAAGTCTATCGCGGCTCACTCCGCGAAGCGCGGCACCTGGAGGTGCGCGGGCCAGTGGGGACCACGGTGGTGGAAATCCAAGGCGGCGCCGCGTGGGTAAGTTCTTCTGACTGCCACTTGCACATCTGCGTGCACACCGGAAAGATCAGCCAAGCCGGCTCTGTGATTGCATGCGTGCCCAATCGGGTGGTGGTCAGGATTGAGGGCCGTCGTCACAACCAGTTCGATGCCATCATCGGATAG